The genomic segment tacacatttatacatatattcatGTTTGTTTGTCTGTCCATTTTTTACCATTTATATGCAacaaatttttctttaaagTTTTTAAGATGTAATacttctttcattttttccaaGAATGATGCAGTATTTGAATTATTTCTTTGAGGAGCTTCTATTGGGCTAATGGTAGATTCACTTACATTGTATTTGTCTAAGTGTTCTTTTGAAATTACATATTTGTTATCCtacaaaatatagaaaaattttaaacaaattaatatacatatgtatgtatgtatgtatgtatgtatgtatgtatgtatgtatgtatgtatgtatgtatgtatgtatgtatgtatgtatgtatgtatgtatgtatgtatgtatgtatgtatgtatgtatgtatgtatgtatgtatgtatgtatgtatgtatgtatgtatgtatgtatgtatgtatgtatgtatgtatgtatgtatgtatgtatgtatgtatgtatgtatgtatgtatgtatgtatgtatgtatgtatgtatgtatgtatgtatgtatgtatgtatgtatgtatgtatgtatgtatgtatgtatgtatgtatgtatgtatgtatgtatgtatgtatgtatgtatgtatgtatgtatgtatgtatgtatgtatgtatgtatgtatgtatgtatgtatgtatgtatgtatgtatgtatgtatgtatgtatgtatgtatgtatgtatgtatgtatgtatgtgtgtatatatatatatatatatatatatatatatatatatatatatatttgtgtatttatatctacatatataatttatcctttttttttttttatttcaaaaaaaccTCAATCAAAATATGGGGTCCATCTGGCCTATTACATTCACGGAAAAGAACAAATTCTTTAGAACACATGGAAGGATCTGGTGATctagaaatattatatttataaacatgAGATgttcatatgtatatatatatatataagaaatagtaacata from the Plasmodium falciparum 3D7 genome assembly, chromosome: 14 genome contains:
- a CDS encoding ATP synthase-associated protein, putative gives rise to the protein MKEKCNEAKSKYYKCLNKSNRNPGKCKSFESELRQCSKITGESYCINEINNLMECSRSPDPSMCSKEFVLFRECNRPDGPHILIEDNKYVISKEHLDKYNVSESTISPIEAPQRNNSNTASFLEKMKEVLHLKNFKEKFVAYKW